A genome region from Paralichthys olivaceus isolate ysfri-2021 chromosome 6, ASM2471397v2, whole genome shotgun sequence includes the following:
- the LOC109630501 gene encoding succinate dehydrogenase [ubiquinone] iron-sulfur subunit, mitochondrial: MSAVCVSLSRNVLAVRSCGFMVMGRCVQTAAAPVTEPRIKKFQIYRWDPDTAGDKPRMQTYEIDLNSCGPMVLDALIKIKNEMDPTLTFRRSCREGICGSCAMNINGGNTLACLNKIDTNTSKPTKIYPLPHMYVVKDLVPDMSNFYAQYKSIEPYLKKKDEAQEGKEQYFQSVEDRQKLDGLYECILCACCSTSCPSYWWNGDKYLGPAVLMQAYRWMIDSRDDFTEERLSKLQDPFSLYRCHTIMNCTKTCPKGLNPGKAIAEIKKMMATYKEKKAAAS; this comes from the exons ATGTCGGCGGTCTGTGTCTCCCTGAGTCGAAACGTCCTGGCCGTCAGGAGCTGTGGCTTCATGGTG ATGGGGCGGTGCGTTCAGACAGCAGCTGCTCCGGTTACTGAACCCAGAATCAAGAAGTTCCAGATATACCGCTGGGACCCCGACACCGCCGGAGACAAGCCACGAATGCAGACTTATGAAATTGATTTAAACAG CTGTGGCCCAATGGTTCTGGATGCCCTCATTAAGATTAAGAATGAGATGGACCCAACACTCACATTCAGACGCTCCTGTCGTGAGG gtATTTGCGGCTCATGTGCCATGAACATTAATGGAGGCAACACGCTGGCGTGTCTTAATAAAAtcgacacaaacacaagcaaaccAACCAAGATTTACCCCCTCCCCCACATGTATGTGGTCAAAGATCTGGTGCCT GATATGAGCAACTTCTATGCACAGTACAAATCCATTGAGCCCTACCTGAAAAAGAAGGATGAAGCTCAAGAAGGGAAGGAGCAGTATTTCCAGTCGGTGGAGGACAGACAAAAACTG GACGGCCTCTACGAATGCATCCTCTGTGCTTGCTGCAGCACCAGCTGTCCCAGCTACTGGTGGAACGGAGACAAATACCTTGGACCTGCCGTCCTGATGCAG GCGTATCGTTGGATGATTGACTCCCGTGATGACTTCACTGAGGAACGTCTGTCTAAACTTCAGGACCCCTTCTCTCTCTACCGCTGCCACACCATCATGAACTGCACTAAGACTTGTccaaag GGACTCAACCCAGGAAAGGCCATTGCAGAGATCAAGAAAATGATGGCGACTTacaaagagaagaaagcagCAGCTTCGTGA
- the atp13a2 gene encoding polyamine-transporting ATPase 13A2 isoform X1: protein MDRRGSVVEPQSGLPSPSPRDPLLCPDSHMDVQGYKFVRWRVWFCRLAAMLTFGVLLIVIHWRPRLGVLARCCSCPLALAHVLLIRDVFGQQHVVDVLTEEMEDGSLELMGEQEVTEWRDTVQLYKEEKTLLRYYLYEGLRYVWLDRKGAFLRVSVLNEDWTCKDLYGFQNGLSHLEQSFRRRIYGPNLIDVPVKPYIKLLFEEVLNPFYVFQFFSITLWMIDDYYFYAVCILLLSILSISISLYETRKQSITLHNMAQLVTNVTIRRNSGVEECVSSVELVPGDCLIIPQEGLLLPCDAALLAGECLVNESMLTGESVPVLKTPLPDGEGRYNSETERRHTLFCGTQLIQAKGGRAGSGGAVAVVTSTGFFTAKGNLVSSILYPQPINFRFYQDAVKFLLILFFFAFIGTIYNFVVLFRANVSWGALVIRCLDIVTIAVPPALPAAITTGTIYAQQRLKRKGIFCISPPRINVCGKVSIFCFDKTGTLTEEGLDVWGVIEARPAGFSELVPEPRFLAPGPMLSGLACCHTVTLLQGQPIGDPLELKMVESTGWTHQEPEGDGMELDAEFGGYKVLAVMRPPTQLLQAQRTSTSKAVALVQRFPFSSALQRMSVVTVAPGGHSALAFIKGSPEMVASLCRAETVPAQFSSKLRSFSSEGLRVLALGWKPLDNNTDLRTIKREEVEKDMQFLGLLMMKNLVKPESASVINILRHAQLRSVMVTGDNILTAVNVAKSCGMVGSDERVIFVSATPQTAQAMATLRFTLEDDGTTSAQSSVEINTWGLYQGGSGHQLAINGKSFAVLCDHFPEYLPKVLMGTTVFARMSPDQKTQLVKELQKLDYRVGMCGDGANDCGALRAADVGVSLSEAEASVASPFTSKNENISCVPLLIREGRCSLVTSFGLFRYMALYSLIQFCSVLILHTMSTSVADLQFLYFDIVLVTTLAIVMGQGGPSNQLHPCRPPANLLALPVLGSLFIHTCMIILGQLAALFITTSQDWYTPLNSTVFGIANLPNMEDTSIFALSGFQYIIMAVVVTKGYPHKKPLYYNVIFLCLLIILFSVMTWLVLYPGSVACLILSLYNISDMDYKMLLVALAALNFLVCFIVEVLIDSGLLNCLRLLRRKRSSKKQYKRLHTLLSNSPSWPPLHQTLFPADDTLIRLS, encoded by the exons ATGGACAGACGTG GTAGTGTGGTGGAGCCGCAGAGCGGACTACCCTCACCCAGTCCACGAGACCCTCTTCTCTGCCCTGACTCGCACATG GACGTCCAGGGGTATAAGTTTGTGCGCTGGCGGGTGTGGTTCTGTCGCCTGGCTGCCATGCTGACCTTTGGTGTCCTCTTAATTGTGATCCACTGGCGCCCACGGCTTGGCGTCCTCGCACGCTGCTGCTCCTGCCCTCTGGCTTTAGCTCATGTTCTGCTAATAAGA GACGTTTTTGGCCAGCAGCATGTCGTGGATGTCCtcacagaggagatggaggatggCAG TTTGGAGTTGATGGGAGAGCAGGAGGTCACTGAGTGGAGAGATACAGTTCAGCTGTACAAGGAGGAG AAAACGCTGCTACGCTACTACCTGTATGAAGGGCTGCGCTACGTCTGGCTGGACAGGAAGGGGGCTTTCTTACGTGTTAG tgtcCTCAATGAGGACTGGACCTGCAAGGACCTGTATGGCTTCCAAAACGGCCTGAGCCACCTGGAGCAGAGCTTCAG GAGACGCATATATGGGCCCAACCTTATTGATGTGCCTGTGAAACCTTATATAAAATTGCTGTTTGAGGAG GTCCTCAACCCTTTCTATGTGTTCCAATTCTTCAGTATCACCCTGTGGATGAttgatgattattatttctaCGCCgtgtgtattttattgttatcCATTCTCTCTATCAGCATCTCTCTTTATGAGACACGTAAG CAAAGCATCACTCTTCACAACATGGCCCAGTTAGTCACAAATGTTACAATACGCAGAAACTCTGGAG tgGAGGAGTGCGTGAGCTCGGTGGAGCTGGTCCCTGGCGACTGTTTGATCATCCCTCAGGAAGGTTTGCTGCTTCCATGTGATGCCGCCCTGCTGGCTGGGGAATGTCTGGTGAACGAGAGCATGCTCACAG GTGAAAGTGTCCCGGTGCTAAAAACCCCACTGCCGGATGGTGAGGGAAGGTACAACTCAGAGACTGAGCGCAGACACACTCTCTTCTGTGGTACCCAGCTCATTCAGGCCAAAGGGGGCAGGGCGGGAAGTGGCGGTGCTGTTGCTGTGGTTACGAGCACTG GGTTTTTCACAGCGAAGGGAAACCTGGTCAGCTCCATTTTGTATCCTCAGCCTATCAACTTCCGCTTCTACCAAGATGCTGTTAAATTCctgctcattttgtttttttttg CTTTTATTGGCACCATTTACAACTTTGTGGTCCTCTTCAGAGCCAAT GTGTCTTGGGGGGCTTTAGTGATCAGGTGCCTGGATATTGTGACCATTGCAGTGCCTCCTgccctgcctgctgccatcacCACTGGCACCATCTATGCCCAGCAAAGACTGAAGAGGAAGGGCATCTTCTGCATCAGTCCACCTCGCATTAATGTCTGCGGCAAGGTCTCCATCTTTTGCTTTGACAAG acAGGAACTCTAACGGAGGAGGGTCTGGATGTGTGGGGCGTGATTGAGGCGAGACCAGCTGGTTTCTCAGAGCTGGTCCCAGAACCCAGATTCCTGGCCCCAGGGCCCATGCTCTCAGGCCTGGCCTGCTGTCATACTGTGACGCTGCTGCAAGGTCAGCCCATTGGAGACCCTCTGGAGCTCAAGATGGTTGAGTCCACTGGTTGG ACCCACCAGGAGCCTGAGGGAGATGGGATGGAGCTGGATGCAGAGTTTGGAGGCTACAAAGTTTTGGCTGTTATGAGACCTCCGACTCAACTGCTCCAAGCTCAAAGAACG TCCACCAGCAAGGCGGTGGCTCTCGTTCAGAGATTTCCCTTCTCCTCGGCCCTGCAGAGGATGAGTGTGGTCACTGTGGCCCCTGGGGGTCACTCAGCTCTCGCTTTCATTAAAGGATCCCCTGAGATGGTGGCAAGCCTCTGTCGAGCAGAAACAG TGCCGGCACAGTTCTCTAGCAAACTACGCAGCTTCTCCAGTGAAGGCCTCAGGGTTCTTGCACTTGGCTGGAAACCCTTAGATAACAACACTGACCTGAGGACCATTAAAAG AGAGGAGGTAGAGAAAGACATGCAGTTCTTGGGTTTGCTAATGATGAAGAACTTGGTGAAGCCAGAGAGTGCCAGTGTCATCAACATCCTGAGACATGCACAACTTCGCAGCGTCATGGTCACTG GTGACAATATTTTAACAGCAGTAAATGTAGCAAAAAGCTGTGGGATGGTGGGATCTGATGAGAGGGTGATATTCGTCAGTGCCACCCCCCAAACTGCCCAGGCCATGGCCACCCTAAGGTTCACCCTGGAAGACGATGGGACAACTTCTGCACAAAGCTCAGTCGAGATCAACACGTGG GGCCTGTACCAAGGGGGGTCTGGTCATCAGTTGGCAATTAATGGCAAGTCCTTTGCTGTGCTTTGTGACCACTTCCCGGAGTACTTGCCAAAG GTTTTGATGGGAACCACAGTATTTGCACGCATGAGTCCTGACCAGAAAACCCAGCtggtgaaggagctgcagaaaCTAGA CTACCGGGTGGGCATGTGTGGGGACGGAGCCAATGACTGTGGGGCCCTGAGAGCTGCTGATGTGGGGGTTTCCTTGTCTGAGGCCGAAGCTTCGGTTGCTTCACCTTTCACTTCCAAAAACGAAAACATCAGCTGTGTGCCGCTGCTCATCAG agagggcCGATGTTCTCTGGTCACCTCCTTCGGTCTCTTCAGATACATGGCCCTGTACAGCCTCATTCAGTTCTGCTCCGTCCTCATCCTTCACACA ATGAGCACATCTGTGGCTGACCTGCAGTTCCTGTACTTTGACATTGTTCTGGTGACGACTCTGGCCATCGTAATGGGACAAGGGGGCCCCAGCAACCAGCTGCATCCCTGCAGACCCCCAGCCAACCTTCTGGCCCTGCCCGTGCTGGGCAGCCTCTTCATCCACACCTGCATGATCATCCTGGGCCAGCTGGCTGCACTCTTCATCACCACCTCACAGGACTG GTATACCCCACTCAACTCAACAGTGTTCGGAATAGCCAATCTTCCCAACATGGAGGACACCAGTATATTTGCCTTGTCTGGTTTCCAGTACATCATCATGGCTGTGGTTGTTACAAAAGGCTACCCCCACAAAAAACCTCTCTACTACAATG TGATTTTCCTCTGTCTGCTGATCATCCTCTTTTCCGTGATGACTTGGCTGGTGTTGTACCCTGGGTCTGTGGCTTGCCTCATACTGTCATTGTACAACATCTCTGATATGGACTACAAAATGCTTCTCGTCGCTTTGGCTGCTCTCAACTTCCTCGTCTGTTTTATTGTGGAG GTGCTGATTGACTCGGGTCTCCTGAACTGTCTTCGGTTGCTGCGTAGGAAGCGTTCCTCCAAGAAACAGTACAAACGTCTGCACACCCTCCTGTCTAACTCGCCATCATGGCCGCCCCTGCATCAGACACTGTTCCCCGCCGATGACACACTCATTCGCTTGTCCTAG
- the atp13a2 gene encoding polyamine-transporting ATPase 13A2 isoform X2, with translation MDVQGYKFVRWRVWFCRLAAMLTFGVLLIVIHWRPRLGVLARCCSCPLALAHVLLIRDVFGQQHVVDVLTEEMEDGSLELMGEQEVTEWRDTVQLYKEEKTLLRYYLYEGLRYVWLDRKGAFLRVSVLNEDWTCKDLYGFQNGLSHLEQSFRRRIYGPNLIDVPVKPYIKLLFEEVLNPFYVFQFFSITLWMIDDYYFYAVCILLLSILSISISLYETRKQSITLHNMAQLVTNVTIRRNSGVEECVSSVELVPGDCLIIPQEGLLLPCDAALLAGECLVNESMLTGESVPVLKTPLPDGEGRYNSETERRHTLFCGTQLIQAKGGRAGSGGAVAVVTSTGFFTAKGNLVSSILYPQPINFRFYQDAVKFLLILFFFAFIGTIYNFVVLFRANVSWGALVIRCLDIVTIAVPPALPAAITTGTIYAQQRLKRKGIFCISPPRINVCGKVSIFCFDKTGTLTEEGLDVWGVIEARPAGFSELVPEPRFLAPGPMLSGLACCHTVTLLQGQPIGDPLELKMVESTGWTHQEPEGDGMELDAEFGGYKVLAVMRPPTQLLQAQRTSTSKAVALVQRFPFSSALQRMSVVTVAPGGHSALAFIKGSPEMVASLCRAETVPAQFSSKLRSFSSEGLRVLALGWKPLDNNTDLRTIKREEVEKDMQFLGLLMMKNLVKPESASVINILRHAQLRSVMVTGDNILTAVNVAKSCGMVGSDERVIFVSATPQTAQAMATLRFTLEDDGTTSAQSSVEINTWGLYQGGSGHQLAINGKSFAVLCDHFPEYLPKVLMGTTVFARMSPDQKTQLVKELQKLDYRVGMCGDGANDCGALRAADVGVSLSEAEASVASPFTSKNENISCVPLLIREGRCSLVTSFGLFRYMALYSLIQFCSVLILHTMSTSVADLQFLYFDIVLVTTLAIVMGQGGPSNQLHPCRPPANLLALPVLGSLFIHTCMIILGQLAALFITTSQDWYTPLNSTVFGIANLPNMEDTSIFALSGFQYIIMAVVVTKGYPHKKPLYYNVIFLCLLIILFSVMTWLVLYPGSVACLILSLYNISDMDYKMLLVALAALNFLVCFIVEVLIDSGLLNCLRLLRRKRSSKKQYKRLHTLLSNSPSWPPLHQTLFPADDTLIRLS, from the exons ATG GACGTCCAGGGGTATAAGTTTGTGCGCTGGCGGGTGTGGTTCTGTCGCCTGGCTGCCATGCTGACCTTTGGTGTCCTCTTAATTGTGATCCACTGGCGCCCACGGCTTGGCGTCCTCGCACGCTGCTGCTCCTGCCCTCTGGCTTTAGCTCATGTTCTGCTAATAAGA GACGTTTTTGGCCAGCAGCATGTCGTGGATGTCCtcacagaggagatggaggatggCAG TTTGGAGTTGATGGGAGAGCAGGAGGTCACTGAGTGGAGAGATACAGTTCAGCTGTACAAGGAGGAG AAAACGCTGCTACGCTACTACCTGTATGAAGGGCTGCGCTACGTCTGGCTGGACAGGAAGGGGGCTTTCTTACGTGTTAG tgtcCTCAATGAGGACTGGACCTGCAAGGACCTGTATGGCTTCCAAAACGGCCTGAGCCACCTGGAGCAGAGCTTCAG GAGACGCATATATGGGCCCAACCTTATTGATGTGCCTGTGAAACCTTATATAAAATTGCTGTTTGAGGAG GTCCTCAACCCTTTCTATGTGTTCCAATTCTTCAGTATCACCCTGTGGATGAttgatgattattatttctaCGCCgtgtgtattttattgttatcCATTCTCTCTATCAGCATCTCTCTTTATGAGACACGTAAG CAAAGCATCACTCTTCACAACATGGCCCAGTTAGTCACAAATGTTACAATACGCAGAAACTCTGGAG tgGAGGAGTGCGTGAGCTCGGTGGAGCTGGTCCCTGGCGACTGTTTGATCATCCCTCAGGAAGGTTTGCTGCTTCCATGTGATGCCGCCCTGCTGGCTGGGGAATGTCTGGTGAACGAGAGCATGCTCACAG GTGAAAGTGTCCCGGTGCTAAAAACCCCACTGCCGGATGGTGAGGGAAGGTACAACTCAGAGACTGAGCGCAGACACACTCTCTTCTGTGGTACCCAGCTCATTCAGGCCAAAGGGGGCAGGGCGGGAAGTGGCGGTGCTGTTGCTGTGGTTACGAGCACTG GGTTTTTCACAGCGAAGGGAAACCTGGTCAGCTCCATTTTGTATCCTCAGCCTATCAACTTCCGCTTCTACCAAGATGCTGTTAAATTCctgctcattttgtttttttttg CTTTTATTGGCACCATTTACAACTTTGTGGTCCTCTTCAGAGCCAAT GTGTCTTGGGGGGCTTTAGTGATCAGGTGCCTGGATATTGTGACCATTGCAGTGCCTCCTgccctgcctgctgccatcacCACTGGCACCATCTATGCCCAGCAAAGACTGAAGAGGAAGGGCATCTTCTGCATCAGTCCACCTCGCATTAATGTCTGCGGCAAGGTCTCCATCTTTTGCTTTGACAAG acAGGAACTCTAACGGAGGAGGGTCTGGATGTGTGGGGCGTGATTGAGGCGAGACCAGCTGGTTTCTCAGAGCTGGTCCCAGAACCCAGATTCCTGGCCCCAGGGCCCATGCTCTCAGGCCTGGCCTGCTGTCATACTGTGACGCTGCTGCAAGGTCAGCCCATTGGAGACCCTCTGGAGCTCAAGATGGTTGAGTCCACTGGTTGG ACCCACCAGGAGCCTGAGGGAGATGGGATGGAGCTGGATGCAGAGTTTGGAGGCTACAAAGTTTTGGCTGTTATGAGACCTCCGACTCAACTGCTCCAAGCTCAAAGAACG TCCACCAGCAAGGCGGTGGCTCTCGTTCAGAGATTTCCCTTCTCCTCGGCCCTGCAGAGGATGAGTGTGGTCACTGTGGCCCCTGGGGGTCACTCAGCTCTCGCTTTCATTAAAGGATCCCCTGAGATGGTGGCAAGCCTCTGTCGAGCAGAAACAG TGCCGGCACAGTTCTCTAGCAAACTACGCAGCTTCTCCAGTGAAGGCCTCAGGGTTCTTGCACTTGGCTGGAAACCCTTAGATAACAACACTGACCTGAGGACCATTAAAAG AGAGGAGGTAGAGAAAGACATGCAGTTCTTGGGTTTGCTAATGATGAAGAACTTGGTGAAGCCAGAGAGTGCCAGTGTCATCAACATCCTGAGACATGCACAACTTCGCAGCGTCATGGTCACTG GTGACAATATTTTAACAGCAGTAAATGTAGCAAAAAGCTGTGGGATGGTGGGATCTGATGAGAGGGTGATATTCGTCAGTGCCACCCCCCAAACTGCCCAGGCCATGGCCACCCTAAGGTTCACCCTGGAAGACGATGGGACAACTTCTGCACAAAGCTCAGTCGAGATCAACACGTGG GGCCTGTACCAAGGGGGGTCTGGTCATCAGTTGGCAATTAATGGCAAGTCCTTTGCTGTGCTTTGTGACCACTTCCCGGAGTACTTGCCAAAG GTTTTGATGGGAACCACAGTATTTGCACGCATGAGTCCTGACCAGAAAACCCAGCtggtgaaggagctgcagaaaCTAGA CTACCGGGTGGGCATGTGTGGGGACGGAGCCAATGACTGTGGGGCCCTGAGAGCTGCTGATGTGGGGGTTTCCTTGTCTGAGGCCGAAGCTTCGGTTGCTTCACCTTTCACTTCCAAAAACGAAAACATCAGCTGTGTGCCGCTGCTCATCAG agagggcCGATGTTCTCTGGTCACCTCCTTCGGTCTCTTCAGATACATGGCCCTGTACAGCCTCATTCAGTTCTGCTCCGTCCTCATCCTTCACACA ATGAGCACATCTGTGGCTGACCTGCAGTTCCTGTACTTTGACATTGTTCTGGTGACGACTCTGGCCATCGTAATGGGACAAGGGGGCCCCAGCAACCAGCTGCATCCCTGCAGACCCCCAGCCAACCTTCTGGCCCTGCCCGTGCTGGGCAGCCTCTTCATCCACACCTGCATGATCATCCTGGGCCAGCTGGCTGCACTCTTCATCACCACCTCACAGGACTG GTATACCCCACTCAACTCAACAGTGTTCGGAATAGCCAATCTTCCCAACATGGAGGACACCAGTATATTTGCCTTGTCTGGTTTCCAGTACATCATCATGGCTGTGGTTGTTACAAAAGGCTACCCCCACAAAAAACCTCTCTACTACAATG TGATTTTCCTCTGTCTGCTGATCATCCTCTTTTCCGTGATGACTTGGCTGGTGTTGTACCCTGGGTCTGTGGCTTGCCTCATACTGTCATTGTACAACATCTCTGATATGGACTACAAAATGCTTCTCGTCGCTTTGGCTGCTCTCAACTTCCTCGTCTGTTTTATTGTGGAG GTGCTGATTGACTCGGGTCTCCTGAACTGTCTTCGGTTGCTGCGTAGGAAGCGTTCCTCCAAGAAACAGTACAAACGTCTGCACACCCTCCTGTCTAACTCGCCATCATGGCCGCCCCTGCATCAGACACTGTTCCCCGCCGATGACACACTCATTCGCTTGTCCTAG